Within Sporosarcina sp. PTS2304, the genomic segment GCAATAAACTTCCAAAGAAAATTGCCCAATCCCACGTCTTCACCCACGCGAGTGAGTCTACCTTATTGCGAAATTCAAATGCCACCCCCCGTATGATGAAGGCCAGCAATAACACAACAAACGGCAAATAGTATCCACTAAATACTGTGGCATACCAGTGAGGAAATGCAGCAAACATCGCTCCCCCTGCTGTGATCAGCCACACTTCATTAGCATCCCAGACAGGACCGATTGTATTTATAACAATACGTTTTTCCAAATCATTTCTTGCTAAAAATTTCGTACTCATCCCTACGCCAAAGTCAAAGCCTTCTAAAAAGATAAAGCCTATAAATAGGACAGCGATTAATAAAAACCAAATGTCACTTAACGGCATGTCCTTCACCTCCTGTTTCAAACGGATCAGTTACAGACACATCGGCTACCGGTTGCTCCTCCGGCCCACGCTGAATGAATTTCACAAACAATACAACCATGATGATACCTAGTATCGTATAAATTGTGGAAAATGATATGAGTGAGAATAAAATTTGACCAGCTGATACATTGGGTGAAATTCCATCAGCAGTTTTCATCAATCCATTCACTACCCAAGGTTGTCGACCCATTTCTGACATGATCCAACCAAAAGAGTTTCCTATGAATGGCAGGAAAATCCCTATAACAAGCAAACGTAAAAACCAAACGGAATGCTCAATTTTCTTGCGCCACATTAAGAACAGTCCTAGCGCTCCTAGTCCTAATAATGTTCCACCTGTCACAACCATAATGCGGAAACTCCAGAAAGTTGTTTTGACTGGTGGGATATAACTGCTTTCTCCATATTTATCAATCATTTTTTGCTCGAGAACGTCCATTCCTTCAACTTTTCCTTTAAATTCACTATAAGTTAAATAACTCAACATGAACGGAATATCAATTCTGCCAGTTGTTTCACGGTTCTCGACATCTATGTTCGCAATTAACGTCCATGCCGCGGGGTCTCCACTATCTTCCCATAACCCTTCAGCTGCAGCCATTTTCATCGGCTGTGCATGCATTAAGTATTGAGCTTGGGAGTGACCAGTAAATGCAATACCTAGGCCAGACAACATCCCAACAACTAAAGAGATTACGAGCGACTTTTTAAAGAAATCCATTTTACGCTTCTTAATCAAATACCAAGCACTAACACCGATTACGAAAAATGCACCCGTTGCAAAACTACCGAAGATCGTATGTGGAAATGCTACCCATAACTTTTCATTCGTCAAAACAGCTAGTATGTCATTCATTTCTGCCCGACCATTCTGTAGTACATACCCTTCTGGATTTTGCATAAATGAATTCGCTGCCAGTATCCAGAAAGCCGACATGATTGTTCCGAATGATACTAGCCAAATCGACGCGAGATGTAACCATTTCGGAATCTTACCCCATCCGAAAATCCAAATTCCTATAAATGTAGATTCTAAGAAAAAAGCTAGTAATGCCTCAACAGCTAACGGAGCACCAAAAATATCTCCTACAAATCTAGAATAAGCTGACCAATTCATCCCAAACTGGAATTCTTGTATAATTCCAGTGACAACTCCGATTGCGAAGTTGATAAGAAAAAACACACTCCAGAACTTTGTCATCTTTAAATATATTTCATCTTTTTTTACTAAATACATCGTTTGCATAATAGCGATGATCAATGCTAAGCCAATTGAAAGAGGCACAAATATAAAGTGAAACAATGTGGTGGAGGCAAACTGAATTCGCGCTAATAATACTTCTTCCATTTCTTACGAGCTCCTTTCGAACTTATATCTCTAGTACCTAGGATAGCGCAGTTAGAAAAAGAGTGAGTGAACAAAGTGCGTACTTCCTGTTACAAACTTGCAAACTTATGGCAAAACTGTACATAAGTTATGGCGACTTTGTAACAGCATGAAAAAGACTCATTATATTCCACTAAAAGGGAAAATAATGAGTCGAATAATGTACTATTTTATTGTCTGCATAATTTCTGCATAATCGGGGTGCCCTTTATGAAGAAATATAATGAAGTGATCCATTCGTTTAACAGCCAGCGGTTCAAGTTTACTGCCTACTCTCACTTCAATATTTCCTGTCTGATCTACTACCGGCAAGCGACTATCAGTAGGAGAGAGTTTATAAATGTGAAGAGGAAGTAACGATTCACCGTTCACTACGAGTGTCATACCTGTGTCAGCTTGAAACATGTCCAAATTCGCCTGTAATGGCTCACTCACTGTAAATCCTTCATTTTGTAATTTATTATGTATCTGTTCAAACATCACTTCATCAGATAACTCCGGTATGATGACGAGTTCTTCTTCTGGTACAATGACTTCTGGTTTCTTTTCCGGCTCAGGTACTTCTTCTTTTTTAGTACAACCGCCTAAGATCAAAAGCATACTAGTTACTACCACTACTTGAAAAACTATTTTAGTAATCAAATTCATTTAACTAAGTCCTTTCTATATAAAACAGTGTCATTTGTCATTATACATCATCTTGCATTTTTTACGTAAAGTAAAACGTTTTTGTAGACAATTCATAGACTACAATTTATGATTACAATACAACTTCAATAATTCTTATCTTGTTGTAATTATTACTACTTGATAATTATTATAAATAAAGCTTTTTATTTTAAGATCGCTCTGCTATACTGAATGTAAAGGGTAGTAAGGTAAAAAAAGGAGGAAATACTATGATAAATAATGAAAACAATTCTCAAAAACGAAAATTAACAACTGCCGCGGGTGCTCCTGTTGTCGATAATCAAAACTCAATGTCTGCAGGTCCACGCGGGCCACTTTTACTTCAAGACGTATGGCTTTTAGAAAAATTGGCACATTTCGACCGGGAAGTTATTCCAGAACGACGGATGCATGCGAAAGGTTCCGGAGCGTATGGTACATTCACTGTTACACATGACATTACGCAATATACGAAAGCAAAATTATTTTCAGAGATTGGTAAAAAAACAGAAATGTTTGCTCGTTTCTCTACTGTTGCAGGTGAACGTGGTGCGGCAGATGCAGAAAGAGACATTCGAGGGTTTGCATTAAAGTTTTATACTGAAGAAGGTAACTGGGATTTAGTTGGTAATAATACGCCCGTTTTCTTCTTCCGTGATCCGCTTCAATTCCCGGACTTAAATCACGCAGTAAAACGTGATCCCCGCACGAATTTACGAAGTGCGACAAACAATTGGGATTTTTGGACGTCACTGCCTGAAGCACTTCATCAAATAACTATTTTGATGAGTGATCGCGGAATTCCTAGATCATTCCGTGAAATGCATGGCTTTGGTAGTCACACATTTAGTATGATTAACGCAAACAATGAGCGTCACTGGGTTAAATTCCACTTCCGCTCTCAACAAGGTATTAAGAATTTAACAGATGAAGAGGCAGCTACAATAATTGCTGGAGACCGTGAAAGTTCACAGCGTGATTTATTGGAAAATATCGATCAAGGTAATTTCCCTAAATGGAAAATGTACATTCAAGTGATGACAGAAGAACAAGCGATGAATATGCCATTTAATCCATTTGACTTAACGAAAGTTTGGTATAAAAAGGAGTTCCCACTCATCGAAGTAGGTGAATTCGAATTAAACCGTAATCCTGAAAACTACTTTGCTGAAGTGGAACAGGCAGCATTCACACCAGCAGCAATTGTACCAGGCATCGGCTTTTCACCCGACAAAATGTTACAAGGCCGATTGTTTTCCTATGGCGACGCACAACGTTATCGCCTAGGGGTTAACCATCACCAAATCCCTGTCAACGCACCAAAATGTCCTTTCCACAGCTTCCACCGTGATGGGCAAATGCGTGTAGACGGTAATATGGGAGCGACTACTCACTATGAACCAAATAGCTATGGAGAATGGCAAGAGCAACCGGATTTCAAAGAGCCACCGTTAAAAATACATGGCGATGCAGACAATTGGAATTTCCGTGAAGATGACGATGATTACTTCACTCAACCGGGAAAACTGTTTAACCTATTAACTCCTGAAGAGCAACAACGGTTATTCGATAACACTGCTCGTAATATGGGAGACGCACCGAAAGAAATCAAAATTAAACATATTCGCCATTGTTATTTAGCAGATCCTGCATATGGCGAAGGTGTCTCAAAAGCACTTGATATCCCAATGGCGGAAGTTGACATCGAGAACACTACTATCATTATTGAAGATTAAAATACGACAGTTGAATGAACTATCCAATGAGTCTCTTACATGAACTAGGCAGAGAAGAACTATACGTTTTTCTCTGCCTAGCTTAGTTATTCAGCCTGTAAGGAATAATCACCAAGTGATATATTTGCATAAAAAAAGTTATCACAGAACATCAGACAATACTGACTTACTGGATAACCTCTCTTTCTATAGTTAGTTCTCACCTATCCCATTTAAAATATTAGCAATGATTAACCCTGTAATGATCGCTATAATACTCATAACATAAGGTGTGCCACTTTCCGGAATACCAGGAAAAATCACAAACACGGAACCTATAATTAATCCCATAATTACCGCAAACATGGCTGTTCGAAACTTTTCCAACAATAACCGAATAAGTTTACTGCTGATGATAAAACCAACAGCTATTCCAGCACCTGTCACTAAAATAATCGGTATATTAAAATCTGATATCGCCGTAATCACTGATGTATATACGCCAAGCAGTAACAAGACAAATGAACCACTCACTCCTGGTAAAAGCATAGCCATACTGCCTGCCCATCCAGAGAAGAAGAGAATGATTGCAGTCTTTACCGTTACATGCGTAATGACAAGAGGTTCAATCGGTTTCATCCAAATAGTTGACGCGAGTGCCGCCGCTACGAAAAGCATGAATACTATATGTTGAATTTTAAAATTTCTCCTTAAACCAGCCTGTTTTGCAACAAAAGGAATGACACCAATAATTAATCCTAAAAACAAATATTGCGTAGGCTCATGATAGTGCTTGAGGAGATAGGCAATTACTTTACTGAATATAATAATAGTAGCGCCCATTCCAATACCAAGTGGTAATAAGAAGCCAATATGTTTTTTCCATTCTTTGCTGAAAAATCCGCTAATGGATATAAGTAATCGATCATAAATGCCTAATATAAAAGCAATCGTTCCCCCACTAACACCAGGCACCAAATCACTGATCCCCATCAAAAACCCACGATATAAATTTCTCCACTCCATACTTTCTTTCCTCCAATGATTTCATTCCATACAGTATAACATGCTACTCCACACTTATTACATCATACACAAATAACACGTAATTTGTTATACCATTATTTACTCTATGAACAGAGCTCACAATATAGGACTAATAGAAAGCAAAAGTTGTTCCATTGTTTAGCAAAACAACGGAACAACTTTACAATCAATAATTTTCCATTTCTGAAACAGGTACAAAAGTATAATTTTGAGACTTTAAAAATTCTAGAACCGCTTCAAGACCTTCTGCAGTAGATTCATGAATATCATGCATTAACACAATGCTATTTTCTTTTAAATCCGTTTTAATACTTTCTAGCAATTTTTCTGGATCTAAATGTTCCCAATCCAATGTGTCCACATTCCACAATACGACAGGCAATTTTGAGCTCTCGCGCACACGCTGATCTACCGCTCCGTATGGCGGTCTGAATACTGTTGCATGTTGACCTGTGGCTTGTAAAATAGCTTCTTCCGTTCCTTGCACTTCATGATGAAGGTCTTCATCTGTCAAATTGGGTAGTGGCGGATGGTTCCATGAATGATTTCCTATTTCATGCCCTGCGTCTGCTACCATTCTTGCTATTTCTGGGTATTCCTGCACCCTGTTTCCAAGCATAAAAAATGTAGCTTTTACATCATACTTTTCTAATGTTTTAAGAATTTTTTCTGTATAGTGAGGATCTGGTCCATCGTCAAACGTTAAGGCAATTTTTTTCTCTTGTCGTTCTACTACATGGTCCACTTGAAATTCCTTTGCTACATATGGATTAATGTCTTTCCATGGAATTTCTATTTGTACAGGCCCTGCTTGACGCTTCGTCATTACGCCCGTTGCATAGTATAGAATTAGTTCATCATCAGTTAATGCAAAATTACGGTAGTTGGCCCATATAGGTTCAGTAGGTTGCCATACACTATCGATGATTAACGAGTTTTGCAGTGCGGTATTCTCATAAATTTGGTCTCTAACTATTTTTGCGATACGTTTCAAATTTTCTGCATTGTGATTGACTACATCTGCCATTGTGGGCATTATTCCTGTTTCAGGATTAAGATGAAATGTTCGTACTTCCATAATACTGTCTTCATTGCTTACAGTCTTTGTTGCATGTAATACGAATGAAAGATAGCCTGTGGAATGTCGTATCGTCTCAAAAGTTACGTTCAGCCGCCCATGTGTGTCACGGCTGGAATTCTCGTTCAATACTTGATAATCTTTTTTCAAACTTTTTATATAGACTGCTACTTCTTGGTTAAAATTTTCAAATTCACTTTTAGGATATTGTATAGAAAATGGCATTCGCTGATCGTCCATTGTTTCAGTCACAATGTTAATACCCCGAATACTCGAATCTTTTGAATGAATGTTCACTTCCGTTTTTGATCGATCAGCTGACTGATGTTTGCCTCTATTTGGTGAAGCACTCGTTGAACTAGTAAATGAGTGAATGATTAAAAAAAGAACAGTAATTGTTAATATAGTAATCACACTTAAAAAACCGATATTAATTAACCGCATCCGACGTTTTCTTTTGTTGTCTTTCTTCATGTTAAGACTCCTTTATCAAGAGAACTACTACTTTCTAAAAATGCAGCTTCTATTTATTGCCACCGCTATGAATATATGTCTGGCTAATAGTATACTACAAAATGAAAATGAAACAATCATTTCCTTAGTGCACTCATACATTTCCTCTTATTATTGCAGGTCACAATTCCTTTAAAACACTTTTATAATAATACATTTTATGTTATAATGCGTAAGATCCGAATCTTGCAAATCCGGATGAAGGGACAATACTTCCCTTTTATACACACCGATCTCGGCTGTTGTCTATTGCAAAGAGAAAACAGAAGGCGGTAATTACAATGGAAAAGAAAGACTATCGAGTATTATTATTTTACAAATATGTCACGATTGAGGATCCCGAAGAGTTCGCGGCATCCCATTTGGCATTTTGTAAAGAACAAGGGTTGAAAGGCCGTATCTTAGTAGGAGAAGAAGGCATTAATGGAACATGTTCTGGAACGGTTGAACAAACGAACGCTTATATGGATCATATGAAAGCTGATCCACGCTTTGCGGATATTTGGTTTAAAATTGATGAAACAGACGGTCATGCATTTAAAAAAATGCACGTACGCCATCGTCCAGAAATTGTAAACTTAAGCTTGCCAGAAGATGTAAACCCTTTAGAACTAACAGGCGAATATCTTGAACCAGAACAATTTTTACAGCAAATGCAAGAAGAAAATACAGTAGTATTAGATGCGCGGAATGATTATGAATATGATTTAGGTCACTTCCGCGGTGCGATTCGTCCGGATATTGAAAACTTCCGCGATCTTCCGGACTGGGTTTTGGAAAACAAAGCACAACTTGAAGGTAAGAAAATTTTGGCTTACTGCACGGGTGGAATCCGCTGTGAAAAATTCACTGGTTGGTTAAAGCGTGAAGGATTTGAAGACGTTGCGCACTTACACGGTGGAATCGTATCATATGGAAAAGACCCCAAAGCAAAAGGCCAGCTTTGGGATGGACAGTGTTACGTATTCGATGAGCGCATTGCAGTCCCAATTAACCAAGTGGAGCATGTAGTTGTCGGTCGTGATCATTTTGACGGCACGCCATGTGAGCGTTACGTAAACTGTGCAAATCCTGAATGTAACGCTAAAATTCTTTGCTCCGAAGAAAACGAGCACATCTATATGCGTAGCTGTTCAGACGACTGCCGTACGCACCCGCGTAATCGTTATTTCGTAGAGCACGAACTAACAGTTGCTGAATATGATGAACGTCTGGCTAAAATAGAAGAATTGCGTGAGAGTAACGTTATAATTTAACAAATATAAAAGGATGTCTCTGAAGTAACAACACTTCTTTCAAGAGACATCCTTTTATCTGTAATTTTGCATAAACGCAATTTGCGAACTTTGGCTTTCAACTCCTAGTTTTCCCGGTCCTTCTGTTGCCACTCGTTATAAATCAGGTCGATCTTCGCTTCCAGTTTCTGATTCACCTGCACCAAATCGGTCTGGCGAAAACGCTCTATGTTCTACTTCAGCCAATCGCTGAATTCCTACTTGATGGTCTGCTCATAGCGTAATTTTTGCGTATTCAGATGTGAGCGCTCATAGTCGATGTCTGAATTGGATTTGCTTTTGCCCTGCCGTTAGTTGTGTTTTGGGATTCCCTGTACGTCTGAAATCTTGAATTTCTGTACACGAATGGTGGTGTAATTGGCCATGATTTCAAAGTCCCATTTTTCTAGAAAAACGCATCTCAATACGGCCAGAATAACATATCGGGCGAGGAGAACCAAAAAAATTAGTGTAGGCTCTGCCGAGGGATAAATGCAAGGGAGCATAGAACGCTCCCCAAAGGTCAAAAGCACCTCGTTTCCAAATGCCAATTTCTTCGGAAAATCAACAGGCTTATAAATTGGATTTACTACGAAATTTAAACTTTAACTGAAGACGCTTATTATTTACATGCTCTAGTACATTGACGATTTACTTGTTTGAGAATTATACTTAGTAAACCGTCATCCAAATTTTCCATTTATATAATCTTTTGTTTCTGAAAATGACGGTGAATTAAAAATAGTTTCTGTAGAACCGTACTCTTTTACCTCTCCGTTCAAGAAAAATGTTGTAAAATCTGAAATTCGTTCGGCCTGTTGCATATTATGCGTGACAATCACAATTGTGTAGTTGTTTTTCAGGGTTTGGATTAATTCTTCCACTTTGCCAGTAGAAATTGGATCGAGCGCAGAGGTCGGTTCATCCATCAATAGTATTTGAGGTTGTGTCGCCAATGTCCTTGCGATTGTTAACCGTTGTTGCTGTCCGCCTGAAAGACCTGTAGCAGACTTATTCAATTGATCTTTCACTTCATCCCATAGCGCGGAAGCACGTAAATTGTTCTCTACAATCTCGTCCAATACTCGTTTATTATTCTCTCCTTGAATCCGTGGACCGTAGGCGACATTTTCGTAAATTGATAATGGAAATACGGATCCATGTTGGAAAACCATGCCTACTTTCTTTCTCAACTCCACCGGATCAACAGAGGACTTGATTATATTATTCTCTCCTATCCAAATAGCTCCTTCTGTCCGCGTGCCTGGAATCAAATCGTTCATACGATTCATCGTTCGTAAAAAAGTTGACTTGCCGCATCCGGAAGGTCCAATAAGCGCCGTGATTTGTTTTTCTTCAAGTGTCAGATTGATATCTTTCAACGCATGATGGGAATCATAATAGAATTGAAGATTTTCCGTTTGAATTGCCGACTGTTTTCTTATTGCCATTTGCACCATTGCTATTCTCCCCCTATCCGATTCGCCCATCGATGTAAAGAGCAGTTTGTTCATTACGTGGGTGATTAAAAATTTGTTCAGTCTGCCCATGTTCAATCACACGCCCCATATAAAAATAAGCTGCTTCATCTGAAATTCGTGCGGCTTGTTGCATATTATGAGTAACAATCACAATCGTGTAGTCTTTTTTTAACTGCGAAATTAATTCTTCTATTTTGGCGGTAGAGATCGGATCAAGTGCAGATGCAGGTTCATCGAGCAATAATACGCTCGGTTGCATAGCAAGAGCTCTTGCTATGCAGAGCCGCTGTTGCTGTCCACCTGACAATTGTAGTGCCGAAGTATGTAATTGATCTTTCACCTCATCCCAAAGTGCAGCTTTTTTTAAACTATCTTCTACTATTTCCTGTAAATCAGACTGTTTTTTCACTCCATGACGTATGGGACCGGCTGCTACATTTTTAAAAATGGATTTTGCAAACGGAACAGGGCGCTGAAATACCATTCCGATTTGTTTGCGAACTTCAAGTAGATTGACTTGCGGAGAATGAAGTTCTACACCTTCATAATAAATTTCCCCATACGTACGACATTGATCAATCGTTTCATTCATTCGATTGATTGAACGTAAAAATGTCGATTTTCCGCATCCTGACGGACCGATTAGCGCTGTGACGGATTGTTTCGGAAATACTAAACTGACTTGTTCTACCGCCCGATGCTCACCATAATATACAGATAGATTATTCGTTTGCAGGACAGAATTTCTTTGAAAATTCAGGTTGGTTGCTGTTTGTGCTATAGTAGATTTCATTCGGACAGGCTGTAAAGCAACTGATTGCATAGAAATCCTCCTCTTAATTGGCGCTCATCTTTTTGAAGACTGCATTCCCAATAATACGTGAAGTGAAATTAAAGAACAAAATTGAAATAATGAGTAATGCTGCGGCTCCGTCTGAAATCGCTGCAGCATTGGGCATAATACCTTCACTATTAACTTTCCATATATGTACAGCCATCGTTTCGGCCGGTCTGAATGGATTTAGCGGAGACGTCGCCGACAGCGGATTCCAGTTTGTGAAGTCTATAACGGGTGTGCTCATACCTGCTGTATAAATCAATGCTGCGGCTTCTCCAAACACTCGTCCTGATGCCAAGATAATGCCTGTTACGATTCCTGGCAATGCTGCAGGTAAGATGATCGTCGTAATCGTTTCCCACTTTGAATAGCCAAGTGCCCAGCCTGCCTCGCGCTGTGCTTTCGGTACGTTGCTTATTGACTGCTCCACTACCCGCACGAGCAATGGTAAATTGAATACTGAAAGCGCCAATGCTCCTGATATAATCGAAAACCCCCACCCCATATAAAGTACGAAAAATAGAAACCCGAACAGCCCTACCACTATCGAAGGTAGCGAAGATAACACTTCAATTAATACACGTAAACAACGTATCATCCAATGATTTTTAGCATACTCGGCCAAATAAATACCTGCACCGATGGCAATCGGTATGGAAATCATCAGTGTCAATACGAGTAAATAAAATGAATTGAACAATTGTGGGCCCACACCGCCGCCTTCTTTAAAAATTTGCGGAGGGGAAGTGATAAATTGCCAGCTAAGCTGCGGCATTCCTTTTACAAAAACGAATCCGAGTAGCCCTGCTAAAACTGTAATTATAATTCCTGCCACTGCATATAATAAAGTCGTTGCAAGTTGATCTTTCTTTTTAGCAGACATTAGCGGTTTTTCCCCTTCCCGACCATTCGGACTATAATTGTGAAAAATAATGACATAAGCAATAGCACAAATGCAAGTGACCATAGTGCATTATTCTCTACTTGCCCAATAACGGTATATCCCATACCCATCGTTAATATACTTGTAAGAGTAGATGCGGGTTCAAATAGTGAATGAGGAATGACCGAAGCATTTCCAATAACCATTTGAACAGCTAGCGCTTCACCAAAAGCACGGGCCATTCCGAAAATCACTGCCATCATTAAACCAGGTTTAGCAGTTTTCAAAACTACTTTGCAAATCATTTGCCATCTTGTAGAACCGAGTGCAAGAGAGGCTTCACGTAATGAACGCGGTACAGACTGAATAGCATCTAGCGCCAAACTTGTGATAGTCGGAAGAATCATGACGGATAATACAATTGTTCCTGCAGCAATTCCAAAACCGCTGACCGGAAATAAGTTACGTAAAAATGGAACCACTACGCTCAACCCAATCAAACCATAGACTACTGATGGAATACCCACTAATAACTCTATCACAGGCTGCATAATTTTCTTACCGGCTCTCGGAGCAATTTCACTCATAAATATTGCTGCACCAATTGCGAGTGGGGCAGCAAGCAGAGCGGATAGCCCCGTAACTGCCAATGACCCTACCAAGAATGGCAACGCACCAATACTGGGAGTACCCAGGGAATTGACTTCCGCTGGATTCCATGTGGTACCTGTAAAAAACTCTTTGACGCTACCGTCATTTACAATGAATGTGGATAGCCCTTTTGAAGAGACTAGTGATACAATTGCTACTGTAATGGTTGCTGTCAAAGCGACAGTGAGGAAAGTTATCCACTTACCAAGCCGTTCAATACGAGTTTTATTGCTTTTTCTGTATAATGGATGATCCGTCTCTTTAATCATCTTGACCATAATTGCGCTCCTTTCGAACTTTTTGTGATCGGATCAAAAGTATTATTTTTTCGTAATCACACCTTTTGCATCACGTTCGACTTGCATGCCTGTTACCGGTAAATATCCCATTTCTGGAATCAATACTTCTTGCACGTCTTCTGTCAACATATATCTAATCAAATCTTTCGCAAGCCCTTTCGCTTCACCATTCGTATACATATGCTGATATGCCCAAATTTCCCATGCATTTGACTCAACATTTTCACGAGTCGGTTCTACTTCATTCACTTGTAGGGCTGTAGTCGTTTGATCAAAATAAGAAAATGCTAAGTAA encodes:
- a CDS encoding catalase, which gives rise to MINNENNSQKRKLTTAAGAPVVDNQNSMSAGPRGPLLLQDVWLLEKLAHFDREVIPERRMHAKGSGAYGTFTVTHDITQYTKAKLFSEIGKKTEMFARFSTVAGERGAADAERDIRGFALKFYTEEGNWDLVGNNTPVFFFRDPLQFPDLNHAVKRDPRTNLRSATNNWDFWTSLPEALHQITILMSDRGIPRSFREMHGFGSHTFSMINANNERHWVKFHFRSQQGIKNLTDEEAATIIAGDRESSQRDLLENIDQGNFPKWKMYIQVMTEEQAMNMPFNPFDLTKVWYKKEFPLIEVGEFELNRNPENYFAEVEQAAFTPAAIVPGIGFSPDKMLQGRLFSYGDAQRYRLGVNHHQIPVNAPKCPFHSFHRDGQMRVDGNMGATTHYEPNSYGEWQEQPDFKEPPLKIHGDADNWNFREDDDDYFTQPGKLFNLLTPEEQQRLFDNTARNMGDAPKEIKIKHIRHCYLADPAYGEGVSKALDIPMAEVDIENTTIIIED
- a CDS encoding cytochrome ubiquinol oxidase subunit I; amino-acid sequence: MEEVLLARIQFASTTLFHFIFVPLSIGLALIIAIMQTMYLVKKDEIYLKMTKFWSVFFLINFAIGVVTGIIQEFQFGMNWSAYSRFVGDIFGAPLAVEALLAFFLESTFIGIWIFGWGKIPKWLHLASIWLVSFGTIMSAFWILAANSFMQNPEGYVLQNGRAEMNDILAVLTNEKLWVAFPHTIFGSFATGAFFVIGVSAWYLIKKRKMDFFKKSLVISLVVGMLSGLGIAFTGHSQAQYLMHAQPMKMAAAEGLWEDSGDPAAWTLIANIDVENRETTGRIDIPFMLSYLTYSEFKGKVEGMDVLEQKMIDKYGESSYIPPVKTTFWSFRIMVVTGGTLLGLGALGLFLMWRKKIEHSVWFLRLLVIGIFLPFIGNSFGWIMSEMGRQPWVVNGLMKTADGISPNVSAGQILFSLISFSTIYTILGIIMVVLFVKFIQRGPEEQPVADVSVTDPFETGGEGHAVK
- the pstB gene encoding phosphate ABC transporter ATP-binding protein PstB; this translates as MKSTIAQTATNLNFQRNSVLQTNNLSVYYGEHRAVEQVSLVFPKQSVTALIGPSGCGKSTFLRSINRMNETIDQCRTYGEIYYEGVELHSPQVNLLEVRKQIGMVFQRPVPFAKSIFKNVAAGPIRHGVKKQSDLQEIVEDSLKKAALWDEVKDQLHTSALQLSGGQQQRLCIARALAMQPSVLLLDEPASALDPISTAKIEELISQLKKDYTIVIVTHNMQQAARISDEAAYFYMGRVIEHGQTEQIFNHPRNEQTALYIDGRIG
- the pstA gene encoding phosphate ABC transporter permease PstA, whose product is MSAKKKDQLATTLLYAVAGIIITVLAGLLGFVFVKGMPQLSWQFITSPPQIFKEGGGVGPQLFNSFYLLVLTLMISIPIAIGAGIYLAEYAKNHWMIRCLRVLIEVLSSLPSIVVGLFGFLFFVLYMGWGFSIISGALALSVFNLPLLVRVVEQSISNVPKAQREAGWALGYSKWETITTIILPAALPGIVTGIILASGRVFGEAAALIYTAGMSTPVIDFTNWNPLSATSPLNPFRPAETMAVHIWKVNSEGIMPNAAAISDGAAALLIISILFFNFTSRIIGNAVFKKMSAN
- a CDS encoding polysaccharide deacetylase family protein, giving the protein MKKDNKRKRRMRLINIGFLSVITILTITVLFLIIHSFTSSTSASPNRGKHQSADRSKTEVNIHSKDSSIRGINIVTETMDDQRMPFSIQYPKSEFENFNQEVAVYIKSLKKDYQVLNENSSRDTHGRLNVTFETIRHSTGYLSFVLHATKTVSNEDSIMEVRTFHLNPETGIMPTMADVVNHNAENLKRIAKIVRDQIYENTALQNSLIIDSVWQPTEPIWANYRNFALTDDELILYYATGVMTKRQAGPVQIEIPWKDINPYVAKEFQVDHVVERQEKKIALTFDDGPDPHYTEKILKTLEKYDVKATFFMLGNRVQEYPEIARMVADAGHEIGNHSWNHPPLPNLTDEDLHHEVQGTEEAILQATGQHATVFRPPYGAVDQRVRESSKLPVVLWNVDTLDWEHLDPEKLLESIKTDLKENSIVLMHDIHESTAEGLEAVLEFLKSQNYTFVPVSEMENY
- a CDS encoding rhodanese-related sulfurtransferase, which codes for MEKKDYRVLLFYKYVTIEDPEEFAASHLAFCKEQGLKGRILVGEEGINGTCSGTVEQTNAYMDHMKADPRFADIWFKIDETDGHAFKKMHVRHRPEIVNLSLPEDVNPLELTGEYLEPEQFLQQMQEENTVVLDARNDYEYDLGHFRGAIRPDIENFRDLPDWVLENKAQLEGKKILAYCTGGIRCEKFTGWLKREGFEDVAHLHGGIVSYGKDPKAKGQLWDGQCYVFDERIAVPINQVEHVVVGRDHFDGTPCERYVNCANPECNAKILCSEENEHIYMRSCSDDCRTHPRNRYFVEHELTVAEYDERLAKIEELRESNVII
- a CDS encoding DUF368 domain-containing protein, with translation MEWRNLYRGFLMGISDLVPGVSGGTIAFILGIYDRLLISISGFFSKEWKKHIGFLLPLGIGMGATIIIFSKVIAYLLKHYHEPTQYLFLGLIIGVIPFVAKQAGLRRNFKIQHIVFMLFVAAALASTIWMKPIEPLVITHVTVKTAIILFFSGWAGSMAMLLPGVSGSFVLLLLGVYTSVITAISDFNIPIILVTGAGIAVGFIISSKLIRLLLEKFRTAMFAVIMGLIIGSVFVIFPGIPESGTPYVMSIIAIITGLIIANILNGIGEN
- the pstB gene encoding phosphate ABC transporter ATP-binding protein PstB; translation: MVQMAIRKQSAIQTENLQFYYDSHHALKDINLTLEEKQITALIGPSGCGKSTFLRTMNRMNDLIPGTRTEGAIWIGENNIIKSSVDPVELRKKVGMVFQHGSVFPLSIYENVAYGPRIQGENNKRVLDEIVENNLRASALWDEVKDQLNKSATGLSGGQQQRLTIARTLATQPQILLMDEPTSALDPISTGKVEELIQTLKNNYTIVIVTHNMQQAERISDFTTFFLNGEVKEYGSTETIFNSPSFSETKDYINGKFG